In one Cellulomonas sp. JZ18 genomic region, the following are encoded:
- the metG gene encoding methionine--tRNA ligase, whose translation MSRILSAVAWPYANGPRHIGHVAGFGVPSDVFSRYMRMAGHDVLMVSGTDEHGTPILVQADKEGVSAQELADRYNRVIVEDLTQLGLSYDLFTRTTTRNHYAVVQEMFRTVHKNGYMVEQRTMGAVSPSTGRTLPDRYIEGTCPICGYDGARGDQCDNCGNQLDAIELRNPRSRINGETPKFVESEHFFLDLPAFVDALGDWLRTRTNWRPNVLKFSLNLLDDVRPRAMTRDIDWGIPVPLDGWEQNPNKRLYVWFDAVIGYLSASIEWARRSGDPDAWRGWWNDPSALSYYFMGKDNITFHSQIWPAELLGYDGKGAKGGEPGPYGSLNLPTEVVSSEFLNVEGKQFSSSRGVVIYVRDMLARYQPDALRYYISVAGPETQDVDFTWQEFKRRTNDELVAGWGNLVNRTASMVHKNFGAIPEPGPRQPVDEALLAEVTTAFGRVGELVGTHRQRAALGEAMRVVGEANRYVSETEPWKLKEDPERLATVLHTTTQAVSDLNTLLAPFLPFAAQQVHETLGGTGTFSPSPRIDEVTDLDDESRHYPVITGDYRLGETVAAWEPRAVVPGTPIGKPTPVFTKLDDAIVEEELDRLRKA comes from the coding sequence ATGTCCCGCATCCTGTCGGCCGTCGCGTGGCCCTACGCCAACGGCCCCCGTCACATCGGTCATGTCGCCGGGTTCGGCGTCCCCTCGGACGTGTTCAGCCGGTACATGCGCATGGCGGGGCACGACGTCCTCATGGTGTCGGGCACGGACGAGCACGGGACGCCGATCCTCGTGCAGGCCGACAAGGAGGGCGTGAGCGCCCAGGAGCTCGCCGACCGCTACAACCGCGTCATCGTCGAGGACCTCACGCAGCTCGGCCTGTCGTACGACCTGTTCACGCGCACCACGACGCGCAACCACTACGCGGTCGTGCAGGAGATGTTCCGCACGGTCCACAAGAACGGGTACATGGTCGAGCAGCGCACGATGGGCGCGGTCAGCCCGTCGACCGGCCGCACCCTGCCCGACCGGTACATCGAGGGCACGTGCCCGATCTGCGGGTACGACGGCGCGCGCGGCGACCAGTGCGACAACTGCGGCAACCAGCTCGACGCCATCGAGCTGAGGAACCCGCGCAGCCGCATCAACGGCGAGACGCCGAAGTTCGTCGAGTCCGAGCACTTCTTCCTCGACCTGCCGGCGTTCGTCGACGCGCTCGGCGACTGGCTCCGCACGCGGACCAACTGGCGGCCCAACGTCCTGAAGTTCTCGCTCAACCTGCTCGACGACGTGCGCCCGCGCGCCATGACGCGGGACATCGACTGGGGCATCCCCGTGCCGCTGGACGGCTGGGAGCAGAACCCGAACAAGCGCCTGTACGTGTGGTTCGACGCCGTGATCGGGTACCTGTCGGCGTCGATCGAGTGGGCGCGCCGCAGCGGCGACCCGGACGCCTGGCGCGGGTGGTGGAACGACCCGTCGGCCCTGTCGTACTACTTCATGGGCAAGGACAACATCACGTTCCACAGCCAGATCTGGCCGGCCGAGCTGCTCGGCTACGACGGCAAGGGCGCGAAGGGCGGCGAGCCGGGACCGTACGGCTCGCTCAACCTGCCGACCGAGGTGGTCTCCAGCGAGTTCCTCAACGTCGAGGGCAAGCAGTTCTCGTCCTCGCGCGGGGTCGTCATCTACGTGCGCGACATGCTCGCGCGCTACCAGCCGGACGCGCTGCGGTACTACATCTCGGTCGCGGGCCCGGAGACGCAGGACGTCGACTTCACGTGGCAGGAGTTCAAGCGCCGCACGAACGACGAGCTCGTCGCCGGCTGGGGCAACCTGGTCAACCGCACCGCGAGCATGGTGCACAAGAACTTCGGCGCGATCCCCGAGCCGGGGCCGCGGCAGCCGGTCGACGAGGCGCTGCTCGCCGAGGTCACGACCGCGTTCGGCCGCGTCGGCGAGCTCGTCGGGACGCACCGGCAGCGGGCGGCGCTCGGCGAGGCGATGCGCGTCGTCGGCGAGGCGAACCGGTACGTCTCCGAGACCGAGCCGTGGAAGCTCAAGGAGGACCCGGAGCGCCTCGCGACCGTGCTGCACACGACGACGCAGGCCGTGAGCGACCTCAACACGCTGCTCGCGCCGTTCCTGCCGTTCGCGGCGCAGCAGGTGCACGAGACCCTCGGCGGCACGGGCACGTTCTCGCCGTCGCCGCGCATCGACGAGGTGACGGACCTCGACGACGAGTCCCGGCACTACCCGGTCATCACGGGCGACTACCGCCTCGGCGAGACCGTCGCCGCCTGGGAGCCGCGCGCGGTCGTGCCCGGCACGCCGATCGGGAAGCCGACGCCGGTGTTCACCAAGCTCGACGACGCGATCGTCGAGGAGGAGCTCGACCGCCTGCGCAAGGCCTGA
- a CDS encoding isochorismatase family protein yields the protein MTEQRTQGRRALLVVDVQPTFCEGGALAVAGGDDVAGRIAAYAAEHRARYDLVVTTQDWHVDPGAHFSDTPDYVDSWPPHAVVGTPEAELHPALADLRPDVSVKKGEYAAAYSGFEGHDHEGRALGAILREAGVTDVDVVGIAESHCVCATTLDALAFGLGARVLTDLTVPVTPEQGEAARAAMREAGAELVDSASL from the coding sequence ATGACCGAGCAGCGGACGCAGGGCCGACGCGCCCTGCTGGTGGTGGACGTGCAGCCGACGTTCTGCGAGGGCGGCGCGCTCGCCGTCGCGGGCGGGGACGACGTCGCCGGCCGGATCGCCGCGTACGCGGCCGAGCACCGGGCCCGGTACGACCTCGTCGTCACGACCCAGGACTGGCACGTCGACCCGGGCGCGCACTTCTCGGACACGCCGGACTACGTGGACAGCTGGCCCCCGCACGCGGTGGTGGGCACGCCCGAGGCCGAGCTGCACCCGGCCCTCGCGGACCTGCGCCCCGACGTGAGCGTCAAGAAGGGCGAGTACGCCGCCGCGTACTCCGGCTTCGAGGGGCACGACCACGAGGGGCGGGCGCTGGGCGCCATCCTGCGCGAGGCCGGCGTCACGGACGTCGACGTCGTCGGCATCGCCGAGTCCCACTGCGTGTGCGCCACGACGCTCGACGCCCTCGCCTTCGGGCTGGGCGCGCGCGTGCTCACCGACCTCACCGTGCCGGTCACCCCCGAGCAGGGCGAGGCGGCGCGCGCCGCGATGCGCGAGGCGGGCGCGGAGCTCGTCGACTCCGCCTCGCTCTGA
- a CDS encoding family 20 glycosylhydrolase, whose product MRPEGLVHAVVTLRQLLRELPGGGVEVPAVRVEDAPRFGWRGLTLDVARHFVPVPDLKVVIGLMGHYKLNVLHLHLTDDQAWRIDLPSRPELVRRSSAHGVGGDPGGHYSAADWEELLAFAHARGVRVVPEVDVPGHVNAALHAYGELTRAVRPPTSTPGSASASRACTTTCRPRGRSCTTCSPTSRP is encoded by the coding sequence GTGCGCCCCGAGGGGCTCGTCCACGCCGTCGTGACGCTGCGCCAGCTGCTGCGCGAGCTGCCCGGCGGTGGCGTCGAGGTGCCCGCCGTCCGGGTCGAGGACGCGCCCCGCTTCGGCTGGCGCGGCCTGACGCTCGACGTCGCGCGCCACTTCGTGCCCGTGCCGGACCTCAAGGTCGTCATCGGGTTGATGGGCCACTACAAGCTCAACGTCCTGCACCTGCACCTCACGGACGACCAGGCGTGGCGCATCGACCTGCCGTCGCGCCCGGAGCTGGTCCGCCGGTCCAGTGCGCACGGCGTGGGCGGGGACCCGGGCGGGCACTACTCCGCGGCCGACTGGGAGGAGCTCCTGGCCTTCGCCCACGCCCGCGGTGTCCGCGTCGTCCCGGAGGTCGACGTCCCCGGGCACGTGAACGCGGCCCTGCACGCCTACGGCGAGCTCACCCGAGCGGTGCGCCCGCCGACGAGTACACCGGGATCGGCGTCGGCTTCTCGCGCCTGCACGACGACCTGCCGGCCACGCGGCCGTTCCTGCACGACGTGTTCGCCGACCTCGCGGCCATGA
- a CDS encoding dolichyl-phosphate-mannose--protein mannosyltransferase, producing the protein MGDDAERDDAPGTTVPGGAGSAPPDEGAAGPGTGEAGAATGARATTVVDDPARDPDEGTGTDPDASPYGPADAEPGEPAEPRRTAFLRRLLGDDALALDATPRDRLHGWLWALAVTALGGVLRFWDLARPHALVFDETYYVKQAFSLLARGYEAAWGDDPNPGFEAGDTSMLGTDPEYVVHPLVGKWMIALGMQLGGGVESSAAWRLSAAVVGTLAVLMVARIGRRLFASTALGTVAGLFLAVDGLAIVHSRISLLDPFLMFFALAAFGALVLDRQQARRRLADRAAAVLDAGGTLRWGPGLGFRWWRLAAGVLLGLAVGTKWSGMYFLAVFGVMTVLWDMAARRAVGVRAWHVAGAVKDGLVAFVVLVGSAALTYVASWASWFASDNAWNRHWAEQNPGQGVGWLPPALRSWWQYHEDMWRFHNGLETPHSYAAHPIGWIVQWRPTSYYYPSEISGLTGPQAQAACGADSCSQAILAVGNPVIWWAGAAAVLVALFWLIRYRDWRAGAALSGIVAGWVPWFAYAHRTIFTFYSVAFAPWVVLTLVYVLGLLVGPVSPEDTERDRRGRRRAIVGVGVFVVLVVAAGPSSTRCGRAGSCRGSSGTSACGCPPGSDPDPGDDPDRAPAGR; encoded by the coding sequence ATGGGAGACGACGCCGAGCGCGACGACGCGCCGGGCACCACCGTGCCCGGCGGGGCGGGGTCGGCCCCGCCCGACGAGGGCGCGGCCGGTCCTGGCACCGGCGAGGCGGGTGCGGCGACGGGCGCACGCGCGACGACGGTCGTCGACGACCCCGCCCGGGACCCCGACGAGGGCACGGGCACCGACCCGGACGCCTCGCCCTACGGACCCGCCGACGCCGAGCCCGGCGAGCCGGCCGAGCCGCGCCGTACCGCCTTCCTGCGCCGCCTGCTGGGTGACGACGCGCTCGCGCTGGACGCGACGCCGCGCGACCGGCTGCACGGCTGGCTGTGGGCCCTCGCGGTCACCGCGCTGGGCGGCGTGCTCCGGTTCTGGGACCTGGCACGCCCCCACGCCCTCGTCTTCGACGAGACCTACTACGTCAAGCAGGCGTTCTCGCTGCTCGCGCGGGGCTACGAGGCGGCGTGGGGCGACGACCCGAACCCCGGGTTCGAGGCCGGCGACACCAGCATGCTCGGCACCGACCCGGAGTACGTGGTCCACCCGCTCGTCGGCAAGTGGATGATCGCGCTCGGCATGCAGCTCGGCGGCGGCGTCGAGAGCTCCGCCGCGTGGCGGCTGTCGGCCGCGGTGGTCGGCACGCTCGCCGTGCTCATGGTCGCGCGCATCGGCCGGCGGCTGTTCGCCTCGACGGCGCTCGGGACCGTCGCGGGGCTGTTCCTCGCCGTCGACGGCCTGGCGATCGTGCACTCCCGCATCAGCCTGCTCGACCCGTTCCTCATGTTCTTCGCGCTGGCCGCGTTCGGCGCGCTCGTGCTCGACCGCCAGCAGGCGCGGCGTCGGCTCGCGGACCGCGCCGCCGCGGTGCTCGACGCGGGCGGCACGCTGCGCTGGGGTCCGGGACTCGGGTTCCGGTGGTGGCGCCTGGCGGCGGGCGTGCTGCTGGGCCTCGCCGTCGGCACCAAGTGGTCGGGGATGTACTTCCTCGCCGTGTTCGGCGTCATGACGGTGCTGTGGGACATGGCGGCCCGGCGGGCGGTGGGCGTGCGGGCGTGGCACGTCGCCGGCGCGGTCAAGGACGGGCTCGTCGCGTTCGTCGTCCTCGTGGGCTCGGCCGCGCTCACCTACGTCGCCTCGTGGGCGTCCTGGTTCGCCTCCGACAACGCGTGGAACCGGCACTGGGCGGAGCAGAACCCCGGCCAGGGCGTCGGCTGGCTGCCGCCCGCCCTGCGGTCGTGGTGGCAGTACCACGAGGACATGTGGCGCTTCCACAACGGCCTCGAGACGCCGCACTCCTACGCGGCGCACCCGATCGGCTGGATCGTGCAGTGGCGGCCGACCTCGTACTACTACCCCTCGGAGATCTCCGGTCTGACGGGACCGCAGGCGCAGGCGGCGTGCGGCGCCGACTCGTGCTCCCAGGCCATCCTCGCCGTCGGCAACCCGGTCATCTGGTGGGCGGGCGCCGCCGCAGTGCTCGTCGCGCTGTTCTGGCTGATCCGGTACCGCGACTGGCGGGCGGGGGCGGCGCTGTCCGGCATCGTCGCCGGCTGGGTGCCGTGGTTCGCCTACGCCCACCGCACGATCTTCACGTTCTACTCGGTGGCGTTCGCGCCGTGGGTCGTGCTGACGCTCGTGTACGTGCTCGGGCTGCTCGTCGGGCCCGTCAGCCCGGAGGACACCGAGCGGGACCGCCGCGGACGTCGCCGCGCGATCGTCGGCGTGGGGGTCTTCGTCGTCCTCGTGGTGGCCGCGGGGCCTTCTTCTACCCGGTGTGGGCGGGCTGGGTCGTGCCGTGGCAGCAGTGGCACATCCGCATGTGGCTGCCCACCTGGATCTGACCCGGACCCGGGCGACGACCCGGACCGCGCACCCGCCGGCCGCTGA
- a CDS encoding resuscitation-promoting factor, whose product MPGHDDGWSTVQFSTRFLGPTSRSAQESAPTAAVTAPDPGPEQGPTARSATTAPTPVVADEAGDDRPTATTTATAGAPRRRRWLVVTGAAAALVVGAGTAGYAHAHKSVLLDVDGTTREVSTFAGSVEGLLEDQDVTVGPRDTVSASGALTDGLEVVVRHATSVTVQLDGEEQVVWTTALSAEEALETLESRAASVALVASRSAADGRPELDLDLALRGPAEVHVDGTVLTVPDADATVADVLAELGVTLTPLDRVQVVRGDDGRVDVLVRRVVVQDVTTTHEVPFTSRTQEDPARYTGERAVAQAGVPGVRTVVERVTTVDGVEEARVPVSDGVTQAPVEEVVAVGTKARPAPKPAARPAAPAASAASAAPGPIAAGGSADSLNWAALAKCESGGRVDAVSSTGKYHGLYQFSVATWQSVGGAGLPSQASAEEQTARAKMLYNRSGAGQWPHCGKNLFS is encoded by the coding sequence GTGCCCGGGCACGACGACGGCTGGAGCACCGTGCAGTTCTCGACCCGCTTCCTCGGTCCGACCTCGCGCAGCGCGCAGGAGTCCGCCCCCACCGCGGCGGTCACCGCCCCCGACCCCGGACCGGAGCAGGGTCCGACGGCCCGTTCCGCCACCACGGCGCCCACCCCGGTCGTCGCGGACGAGGCCGGCGACGACCGGCCCACCGCCACCACCACCGCCACCGCGGGAGCCCCGCGCCGCCGGCGCTGGCTCGTCGTCACGGGTGCGGCCGCCGCGCTCGTCGTCGGTGCCGGCACCGCCGGGTACGCCCACGCCCACAAGAGCGTCCTGCTCGACGTCGACGGCACGACCCGTGAGGTGTCGACGTTCGCCGGCTCCGTCGAGGGCCTGCTCGAGGACCAGGACGTGACGGTCGGCCCGCGCGACACCGTCTCGGCATCCGGCGCGCTCACCGACGGCCTCGAGGTCGTCGTCCGGCACGCCACCTCGGTGACCGTGCAGCTGGACGGCGAGGAGCAGGTCGTGTGGACGACCGCGCTGTCCGCCGAGGAGGCGCTCGAGACGCTCGAGTCCCGCGCGGCGAGCGTCGCGCTCGTCGCGTCGCGCTCGGCCGCGGACGGCCGTCCCGAGCTGGACCTCGACCTGGCCCTGCGCGGCCCGGCCGAGGTGCACGTCGACGGCACCGTGCTCACCGTGCCGGACGCCGACGCCACGGTGGCCGACGTGCTCGCCGAGCTCGGCGTCACGCTCACGCCGCTCGACCGCGTGCAGGTCGTGCGCGGCGACGACGGCCGCGTGGACGTGCTCGTCCGGCGCGTCGTCGTGCAGGACGTGACGACGACGCACGAGGTGCCGTTCACGTCCCGCACGCAGGAGGACCCGGCCCGCTACACCGGCGAGCGCGCCGTGGCCCAGGCCGGCGTGCCGGGCGTGCGCACGGTCGTCGAGCGCGTGACCACGGTCGACGGCGTCGAGGAGGCCCGCGTCCCCGTCTCGGACGGCGTCACGCAGGCGCCCGTCGAGGAGGTCGTCGCGGTCGGCACGAAGGCGCGGCCCGCGCCGAAGCCCGCCGCCCGTCCCGCGGCCCCCGCCGCGAGCGCCGCGAGCGCCGCGCCCGGCCCGATCGCGGCCGGCGGCAGCGCCGACTCGCTCAACTGGGCCGCGCTGGCGAAGTGCGAGTCCGGCGGCCGCGTCGACGCCGTGTCGTCGACCGGCAAGTACCACGGCCTGTACCAGTTCTCCGTCGCCACCTGGCAGTCGGTCGGCGGTGCCGGACTGCCGTCGCAGGCGTCCGCGGAGGAGCAGACGGCGCGCGCCAAGATGCTCTACAACCGCTCGGGCGCCGGGCAGTGGCCG
- the rsmI gene encoding 16S rRNA (cytidine(1402)-2'-O)-methyltransferase gives MSTDHPTGLLVLAATPIGDAEDASARLRRLLAEADVVAAEDTRRTRALAARLGVTIGGRLVSHHEHNEGERVAELLDVVAGGGTVLVVSDAGMPAVSDPGFRAVQAAVAAGLPVTVAPGPSAVLTALALSGLPTDRFCFEGFLPRRPGERGRALAALAAERRTLVLFEAPHRVPETLDAMVEAFGADRPGAVCRELTKTYEEVRRGPLAELAAWARAGEVRGEVVLVVGGAPATGPADVADLVPEVLARVDGGERLKQAVAEVAEAAGVVKRDLYAAALAARTR, from the coding sequence GTGAGCACCGACCACCCCACCGGCCTCCTGGTCCTGGCCGCCACCCCCATCGGGGACGCGGAGGACGCGTCCGCCCGGCTGCGCCGCCTGCTGGCCGAGGCCGACGTCGTCGCCGCCGAGGACACCCGCCGCACGCGCGCCCTCGCGGCGCGCCTCGGCGTGACGATCGGCGGCCGGCTGGTCAGCCACCACGAGCACAACGAGGGCGAGCGCGTCGCCGAGCTGCTCGACGTCGTCGCGGGCGGCGGGACCGTGCTCGTCGTGAGCGACGCCGGCATGCCGGCGGTGTCCGACCCGGGGTTCCGCGCCGTGCAGGCGGCCGTCGCCGCGGGGCTGCCCGTCACCGTCGCCCCCGGCCCCAGCGCGGTGCTCACCGCGCTCGCGCTGTCGGGGCTGCCGACCGACCGGTTCTGCTTCGAGGGCTTCCTGCCGCGCCGCCCGGGCGAGCGCGGCCGCGCGCTCGCCGCGCTCGCGGCGGAGCGGCGCACGCTCGTGCTGTTCGAGGCGCCGCACCGCGTGCCGGAGACGCTCGACGCGATGGTCGAGGCGTTCGGGGCGGACCGTCCGGGCGCCGTCTGCCGCGAGCTCACCAAGACGTACGAGGAGGTGCGCCGCGGACCGCTCGCGGAGCTGGCGGCGTGGGCCCGCGCCGGCGAGGTGCGCGGCGAGGTCGTCCTCGTCGTCGGCGGCGCCCCGGCCACCGGCCCCGCGGACGTGGCGGACCTCGTGCCCGAGGTGCTGGCCCGCGTCGACGGCGGCGAACGGCTCAAGCAGGCCGTCGCCGAGGTGGCGGAGGCCGCGGGCGTGGTGAAGCGGGACCTCTACGCGGCGGCGCTCGCGGCGCGAACGCGCTGA
- a CDS encoding sorbosone dehydrogenase family protein, with protein sequence MDARSTWSAHRAGRAGADPRGRRRRAALVAAALVTGLVAAGCTADGPQAPGAPTTTGTTTPGTTTSPAATPAPTPTSPVRDVPTVAVTSVEEVATGLDAPWGLALLPDGRAVVTLRDRARVVVVGTDGAVTEVTGPGAQAVADATVPRGEGGLLGVAAVPGATPGGPVDLVLYLTAARDNRVLRATLDGTTLGPARVLLEGIPKGANHNGGRVAFGPDGALYVTTGDTYVTELAPDPASLGGKVLRLTPDGAPAPGNPDPASPVWTRGHRNVQGIGWAPDGRVFAAEFGQDTWDELNVLRPGADHGWPSVEGTGGAAQGLVDPVAQWSTDEASPSGLAVTDEGVYLAGLRGRTLWRVPLRPLPPDALADPARDREGVGTPQPLLAGELGRLRAVEAAPDGSLWVLTNNTDGRGDPRPGDDRLVRVQVG encoded by the coding sequence GTGGACGCTCGCAGCACGTGGTCGGCGCACCGCGCGGGCCGGGCCGGCGCGGACCCGCGCGGCCGGCGGCGCCGCGCGGCGCTCGTCGCTGCGGCCCTCGTCACGGGGCTCGTCGCCGCCGGTTGCACCGCGGACGGGCCGCAGGCACCGGGCGCGCCGACGACGACCGGCACGACGACACCCGGCACGACCACGTCCCCGGCGGCGACGCCGGCGCCCACGCCGACGTCGCCCGTGCGCGACGTGCCGACCGTCGCGGTCACCTCGGTCGAGGAGGTCGCCACGGGCCTGGACGCGCCGTGGGGACTGGCCCTGCTGCCGGACGGGCGCGCGGTCGTCACGCTGCGCGACCGCGCCCGCGTCGTCGTCGTGGGCACCGACGGTGCCGTGACCGAGGTGACGGGCCCGGGTGCGCAGGCCGTCGCCGACGCGACCGTGCCGCGCGGCGAGGGCGGCCTGCTCGGTGTCGCCGCCGTGCCCGGTGCGACGCCCGGTGGCCCGGTCGACCTCGTCCTCTACCTCACGGCGGCGCGCGACAACCGGGTGCTGCGGGCCACGCTCGACGGCACGACGCTCGGGCCCGCGCGCGTCCTGCTCGAGGGGATCCCGAAGGGCGCCAACCACAACGGGGGACGCGTCGCGTTCGGCCCCGACGGCGCCCTGTACGTGACGACCGGCGACACGTACGTCACGGAGCTCGCACCCGACCCGGCGAGCCTCGGCGGCAAGGTCCTGCGCCTGACACCCGACGGTGCGCCCGCACCGGGCAACCCCGACCCCGCCTCCCCGGTGTGGACCCGCGGGCACCGCAACGTCCAGGGCATCGGCTGGGCGCCGGACGGGCGCGTCTTCGCCGCGGAGTTCGGGCAGGACACGTGGGACGAGCTCAACGTGCTGCGCCCGGGCGCCGACCACGGCTGGCCGTCGGTCGAGGGCACGGGCGGCGCCGCGCAGGGCCTCGTCGACCCCGTCGCCCAGTGGTCGACGGACGAGGCGTCGCCGAGCGGGCTGGCCGTCACCGACGAGGGCGTCTACCTCGCCGGTCTGCGCGGACGCACGCTGTGGCGCGTCCCCCTGCGGCCGCTCCCGCCGGACGCGCTCGCCGACCCCGCGCGCGACCGCGAGGGCGTCGGCACGCCGCAGCCGCTCCTGGCCGGCGAGCTGGGCCGCCTGCGGGCGGTCGAGGCGGCCCCGGACGGCTCGCTGTGGGTGCTGACGAACAACACCGACGGTCGCGGGGACCCGCGTCCCGGTGACGACCGCCTGGTGCGCGTGCAGGTCGGCTGA
- a CDS encoding PH domain-containing protein, whose amino-acid sequence MGADRATRIVLAHRLLRRYVLPGERVVLATRRHWAKLLEPALTALAVLVLVAWLTVLLQPALGDRALWLWWLWLAALARLGWLVLVWRVEWFVATDKRMLLLTGLVTHQIGMMPLMKVTDMRYSRSVLGQLLGYGQFLLESAGQDQALRSIDWVARPDATYRDLCALIFTPVDGPRRDGEDGPVRPAAAGLPLPTTWPPTTWPPTTWPATTWPSTTGPTTTAPTTTGSRPPALPPARVPRPAGAPGPGEADTQPVPTGPAPGRRGRGHRCTARALRRAARRRGAAAHARRGGGVPAGGRGRGHRRRGRAARRAGGRRRACLGRLRADGHVRAPRAAREGPGAAGGVRADVVHDPAAPPSAGPDAGKGAGQGSGPA is encoded by the coding sequence GTGGGTGCGGACCGCGCGACGCGGATCGTCCTGGCGCACCGGCTGCTGCGCCGGTACGTCCTCCCGGGGGAGCGCGTCGTGCTCGCGACCCGGCGCCACTGGGCGAAGCTGCTCGAGCCGGCGCTGACCGCGCTCGCGGTCCTGGTGCTCGTCGCGTGGCTGACGGTGCTGCTCCAGCCGGCGCTCGGCGACCGCGCGCTGTGGCTGTGGTGGCTGTGGCTCGCGGCCCTCGCGCGGCTCGGCTGGCTCGTGCTCGTGTGGCGGGTCGAGTGGTTCGTCGCCACCGACAAGCGGATGCTGCTGCTCACCGGGCTGGTGACGCACCAGATCGGCATGATGCCGCTGATGAAGGTCACGGACATGCGGTACTCGCGGTCCGTGCTGGGCCAGCTGCTGGGGTACGGGCAGTTCCTGCTCGAGTCGGCCGGCCAGGACCAGGCGCTGCGCAGCATCGACTGGGTCGCGCGTCCGGACGCGACGTACCGCGACCTGTGCGCGCTGATCTTCACGCCGGTCGACGGGCCCCGCCGGGACGGCGAGGACGGGCCGGTGCGGCCGGCCGCCGCGGGCCTCCCGCTCCCGACGACCTGGCCTCCGACGACCTGGCCTCCGACGACCTGGCCTGCGACGACCTGGCCCTCGACGACCGGACCCACCACGACGGCACCCACCACGACGGGGTCGCGCCCGCCCGCCCTGCCGCCCGCGCGCGTGCCGCGGCCCGCGGGCGCACCCGGTCCCGGTGAGGCCGACACGCAGCCCGTCCCGACCGGCCCGGCCCCGGGCCGCCGCGGACGCGGACACCGGTGCACCGCCCGTGCCCTCCGCCGTGCCGCCCGCCGACGCGGCGCTGCCGCCCACGCTCGCCGAGGCGGCGGCGTCCCCGCTGGTGGTCGAGGCCGAGGCCATCGCCGGCGAGGACGCGCTGCGCGCCGCGCAGGAGGACGCCGACGAGCGTGCCTGGGACGTCTCCGAGCCGACGGCCACGTTCGTGCGCCTCGGGCCGCGCGCGAGGGGCCGGGGGCGGCCGGAGGGGTCCGGGCCGACGTCGTCCACGACCCCGCCGCCCCGCCGTCCGCCGGTCCGGACGCCGGAAAGGGCGCGGGGCAGGGCAGCGGCCCCGCCTAG
- a CDS encoding ubiquitin-like domain-containing protein, with amino-acid sequence MTGPDRSRRRGDGTAPRPHRFSHVAAQAGVLALVVGGTTAFAGLHKDVTVDVDGREVAVQAFGRTVGDVLAAAEIEVGERDLVAPSLDAPVGRSGQVVVRHGREIDVEVDGEQRTVWTTALTVGEAVDALGLRDGVRLSASRSAEVGRDVLRVSTQKTVHLVVDGQVIDGVSSGATVRDALRDIGLVLEEGDHVSVPLDAAAVDGLVVLVTRAASSGETVTETVPFAVQEVEDPSLVTGTRKVQTAGRAGQRVTTYALDVVGGAVVGRTPVASVVTVPPVDQVIKVGTAPLPDPSEVAVEPGTAQAIAKEMVAQRGWGDDQFACLLKLWQKESGWRVDADNPTSSAYGIPQALPGSKMASAGADWRTNPATQITWGLGYIAGRYGTPCAAWAHSQAKNWY; translated from the coding sequence GTGACCGGTCCCGACCGCTCCCGCCGCCGTGGCGACGGCACCGCGCCGCGCCCGCACCGGTTCTCGCACGTCGCCGCGCAGGCGGGCGTGCTGGCCCTCGTCGTGGGCGGCACGACCGCGTTCGCCGGGCTGCACAAGGACGTCACGGTGGACGTGGACGGGCGCGAGGTGGCCGTGCAGGCGTTCGGGCGCACGGTCGGCGACGTGCTCGCCGCGGCGGAGATCGAGGTGGGGGAGCGGGACCTGGTCGCGCCGTCCCTCGACGCCCCGGTGGGCCGCAGCGGTCAGGTCGTCGTCCGGCACGGGCGCGAGATCGACGTCGAGGTCGACGGCGAGCAGCGGACCGTGTGGACCACGGCGCTCACGGTCGGCGAGGCGGTGGACGCGCTGGGCCTGCGGGACGGCGTGCGGCTGTCCGCGTCCCGGTCTGCCGAGGTCGGGCGCGACGTGCTGCGGGTGTCGACGCAGAAGACGGTCCACCTCGTGGTGGACGGCCAGGTCATCGACGGCGTCAGCAGCGGCGCGACGGTCCGCGACGCGCTGCGCGACATCGGGCTCGTCCTCGAGGAGGGCGACCACGTGTCCGTGCCGCTCGACGCGGCGGCGGTCGACGGGCTCGTGGTGCTCGTGACCCGTGCGGCGAGCTCGGGCGAGACGGTGACGGAGACGGTCCCGTTCGCCGTGCAGGAGGTCGAGGACCCGTCGCTCGTGACGGGTACCCGCAAGGTCCAGACGGCGGGGCGGGCGGGCCAGCGCGTGACGACGTACGCGCTCGACGTCGTCGGCGGTGCCGTCGTGGGGCGCACCCCGGTCGCGTCGGTCGTGACCGTGCCGCCCGTCGACCAGGTGATCAAGGTGGGCACCGCCCCGCTGCCGGACCCGTCCGAGGTGGCGGTCGAGCCGGGCACGGCCCAGGCGATCGCGAAGGAGATGGTGGCGCAGCGCGGCTGGGGTGACGACCAGTTCGCGTGCCTGCTCAAGCTGTGGCAGAAGGAGAGCGGCTGGCGCGTCGACGCCGACAACCCGACCTCCAGCGCCTACGGGATCCCGCAGGCCCTGCCGGGCTCGAAGATGGCCAGCGCGGGTGCGGACTGGCGCACCAACCCGGCGACCCAGATCACCTGGGGGCTGGGCTACATCGCGGGCCGGTACGGCACGCCGTGCGCCGCGTGGGCGCACTCCCAGGCCAAGAACTGGTACTGA